GGGTATCACAGAGTGGAGATCTCGGTTTTCCTGGAGGTTTGCTAAATCCTAAGATAGATACTATCTTACGTCTCTTTATAGTTTTTGGTGGACTCCCCATTTTTAAAGGTAAGGCACGGGAACTGGCCAAAATCAAAGGAAAGAAAACTTACTATCTCATCAGTCTTTTTCTTGCCAATGCGCTGCGAGAGGCATGGGAAGAGATAAGGCTCAATCCATTTGAAGTTTCTTATCTCGGAGCACTTCCAACAAGGTCTCTGGTTCTTTTTAAATGCACGATATTTCCTCTTGTTGGGTATGTAAAAGGCAAGCAAAGTTTTTCTAATCTAAGTGGAGAAGTAGAGAAAGTGGTGGAGATTCCACTTTTGCATTTTTTAGACGTTGACCGGTATGGGAGTTACATAATTGATGCGCCCCCACCGGTGATGCCGCCGAACACTGGTCTACAGAGTTTTCCATGTTTTATTTATGAAGAGGGTGGTGCGGAGGAGATTCTCTGG
Above is a genomic segment from Syntrophales bacterium containing:
- a CDS encoding CoA pyrophosphatase; its protein translation is MQRLATLEKLLPHVISRLGACDLDYWEKWTSIHNSYDSSNRHSAAGVLLLLRERDCCYSNGRNVKETVVLFIKRSTRVSQSGDLGFPGGLLNPKIDTILRLFIVFGGLPIFKGKARELAKIKGKKTYYLISLFLANALREAWEEIRLNPFEVSYLGALPTRSLVLFKCTIFPLVGYVKGKQSFSNLSGEVEKVVEIPLLHFLDVDRYGSYIIDAPPPVMPPNTGLQSFPCFIYEEGGAEEILWGATFAILLSFLQVVFDFVPPVDGGKRRCRTLLANYLTGERD